A stretch of the Hippoglossus hippoglossus isolate fHipHip1 chromosome 1, fHipHip1.pri, whole genome shotgun sequence genome encodes the following:
- the LOC117761049 gene encoding adhesion G protein-coupled receptor L1-like isoform X1: MAASLWFLGVCALSLAHVAPSSQAMSRAAMPFGLLRRELACEGYPIELRCPGSDVVMVETANYGRTDDKICDADPFQMENTQCYLPDALKIMAQRCNNRTQCVVVAGVDVFPDPCPGTYKYLEIQYECVPYKVDQKVFVCPGSLLSIQPASSLLEAEHQSGAWCKDPLQAGDRLYVMPWTPYRTEVLYEYASWDDYRQNRITTTYKLPSRVDGTGFVVYDGAVFYNKERTRNLVKYDLRTRIKSGEAVVVNANYHDTSPYRWGGKSDIDLAVDENGLWVIYSTEANNGRIVVSQVNPYTLRFEGTWATGFDKRGASNAFMACGVLYAVRSVFQDDEGQAEGRAGSDMVIYAYDTSRGQELPVQIPFPNPYQYISSIDYNPRDNQLYVWNNYYVLRYPLQFTPPPPTKGLQNKCRCVMEHTVNPENELCFLPPSPGPLSSLMTTVRSYTATVALTPVRPSASHPIGVINRGPFDQRPITAMVPLTPRPPLRIPLAPGGPGQVGGCEGRVARGVQWPPTLKGETVERPCPKGSLGIASYQCMLSPVGWSSRGPDLSNCTSPWVSQIAQKIKSGENAANIAGELVNLTRGRIYAGDVSMSVRLIEQLLDILDSQLQALRPANKESAARNYNKLQKRERTCRAYVQAVVQTVDNLLGPEALVSWADMSNVDQSRSASLLLDAVEKGAFLLANNLYEGRFSDRAPNVDLEVYVLNTEADIQDLTFPHSYDSDSILQISALALQQYSNNGQVKLVLSLYKNLGSFLTTQNSTLRLGLGLGQGSEVRRKSLVVNSHVISASVHRGSNRVYLSEPVIFTLRHLQLENHFGPNCSFWNATGFSGSGRWATQGCRLLHTNNTHTTCACNHLSSYAVLMTYQQPAFGVGVEELLVYVVSWVGISVALVCLATCLTTLCCQGAPWHTDHSTIHCNLWANLLITELLFLVGANKTQYTVVCSIIAGLLHFSLLSVFCWLCLEGVELYLLQREVFEGRNSRRKYFYLCGYSIPGLVVAVSAAIDFRGYGSKTACWLRTDNYFIWSFLGPGAVIIMLNLVILVMTLHKMHSTAALKPDSSRHDNLRAWAVGSLTLLFLQSVTWSSGLMFLSAPSLLLAYLFSSLNTAQGLLITILHCSLARKGQKDYGRCLRLSQCCATSSSSSPDSVKGSALRSNSRYTSSQSRRATANRQSRIRRMWNDTVRRQTESSFIAADVNNTPTLNRAALGNHFLTNPVLQTHAGASPYDTMLAQGYNQPFSSTVGTFRNKQKGVVSQSQESCGLDSVCLNGGYTPNTFTLHGLGTTPGSRAGVVGSTDLLREGGVGIGGDDISPALLTPHGATDLGGSAGMRRNLSDAAALEKMIISELVQSNLRPSVPMPVPPERYGSLARPHHHDRAALMHTATLTRHPQPPQEGWAATMQPNTHHNAQDGWAHTRHHTQEGETHSTTRGQDHATTPRLQDGWSHAYTSGDSESRELLKDGDRSQLQGTLGRRGLQDRQQARPPDVQARPYSTLSRTPGTLSRHRGTVESSGGMDRERERDRDWDRYRDRPLPPPPPPPPQESEPLYKALEEPLLLKQREAGVDAWRGQNKDETFHLKRDGLIEEWRAERGRDDCFTSQKRDGEIDEWRGGMERGRDEPHLLEKRDGRLEVWRGGAEAEQEETFITQKKEFGIEAWRGGMEREKEETLFLKDRDGWRAGVERESEKQKDRALDVWRGGMDVDREESFLFESKDGGLDGRKRGKDRGSLRYHGEREDSESFALPLTPDLDLDPDSSPIYARDSNPSPLYPGDRSSPPISIFPRSSPPTNIFTQRDNNSPPNNLYSRHSPQVYSRSSSPPRFYTRTSPPTLSYPDSSPEGPEEVSPAGQSQRPALELPYSLGRPPLGPRPNHLQTFYQPPPLPSNGDAAYTAEPNSEGDDGQMQRVTSL; encoded by the exons ATGGCTGCGTCTCTATGGTTCCTGGGGGTGTGTGCGCTCAGCCTGGCTCACGTCGCCCCCTCCAGCCAAG CTATGTCCCGGGCTGCAATGCCGTTTGGGCTGCTGCGCAGGGAGCTGGCATGCGAGGGTTATCCCATAGAGCTCCGCTGCCCTGGAAGTGACGTGGTGATGGTGGAAACTGCCAACTATGGACGCACCGACGACAAGATCTGTGACGCAGACCCCTTCCAAATGGAGAACACACAGTGTTACCTCCCCGATGCATTAAAGATTATGGCCCAGAG GTGTAACAACAGGACTCAGTGTGTCGTGGTCGCAGGGGTCGACGTGTTCCCAGACCCTTGCCCTGGAACATACAAGTACCTGGAGATCCAGTATGAGTGTGTCCCTTACA AAGTGGACCAAAAAG TTTTCGTGTGTCCTGGCTCGCTGCTCAGCATCCAGCCGgcctcctccctcctggagGCAGAGCATCAGTCTGGTGCGTGGTGTAAGGACCCACTGCAGGCCGGTGACAGGCTATACGTCATGCCATGGACGCCATATAGGACAGAGGTGCTGTATGAGTACGCCTCCTGGGACGACTACCGCCAAAACAGAATCACCACCACCTACAA GTTGCCTAGCCGTGTGGACGGTACAGGCTTTGTGGTTTATGACGGCGCTGTGTTTTACAACAAGGAGCGAACGCGCAATCTGGTCAAGTATGACCTGCGGACCCGCATCAAAAGCGGCGAGGCAGTGGTGGTTAATGCCAACTACCACGACACCTCACCTTACCGCTGGGGAGGGAAGTCAGACATCGATCTGGCGGTGGACGAGAACGGCCTTTGGGTGATCTACTCTACTGAAGCCAATAATGGACGCATCGTGGTCAGCCAG GTGAACCCATACACCCTGCGGTTTGAGGGTACATGGGCCACCGGCTTTGACAAACGCGGGGCGAGCAACGCCTTCATGGCATGTGGCGTGCTCTATGCCGTACGCTCCGTCTTCCAGGACGATGAAGGGCAGGCAGAGGGCCGGGCTGGCAGCGACATGGTGATTTACGCCTACGACACCAGCCGTGGACAGGAGCTGCCCGTTCAGATACCGTTCCCCAACCCTTATCAGTACATCTCCTCCATAGACTACAACCCCAGAGACAACCAGCTGTATGTGTGGAACAACTATTATGTACTGAGATACCCGCTACAGTTCACTCCGCCGCCGCCCACTAAAGGTTTGCAGAACAAGTGCAGATGTGTAATGGAACACACGGTAAATCCAGAGAATGAACTGTGTTTTCTTCCCCCATCCCCAGggcccctctcctctctgatgaCGACCGTACGCTCCTACACGGCTACTGTTGCTCTGACTCCAGTGCGACCGTCGGCCTCCCACCCAATTGGCGTCATCAATCGAGGGCCCTTTGACCAGCGGCCCATCACAGCCATGGTCCCTCTGACCCCACGCCCTCCACTGCGTATCCCCTTGGCTCCTGGGGGCCCCGGCCAGGTGGGCGGATGTGAGGGCCGGGTGGCACGAGGGGTGCAGTGGCCCCCTACCCTGAAGGGAGAGACGGTGGAGAGGCCGTGCCCTAAAGGTTCACTTG GTATAGCCTCCTATCAGTGCATGTTATCTCCAGTGGGCTGGAGCTCCAGAGGGCCTGACCTTTCCAACTGTACCTCTCCCTGGGTCAGCCAAATTGCACAGAAg ATTAAGAGCGGAGAGAACGCAGCCAACATCGCCGGGGAGTTGGTCAACCTAACCAGGGGGCGGATCTATGCCGGTGATGTCAGCATGTCCGTCAGGCTAATTGAACAGTTATTGGACATCCTGGACTCCCAGCTTCAGGCCCTGAGACCAGCCAATAAAGAGTCTGCAGCGCGCAATTACAACAAG ctgcagaAGAGGGAACGCACCTGCAGAGCTTACGTTCAG gCTGTCGTTCAGACAGTTGATAACCTGTTGGGTCCCGAGGCTCTCGTGTCCTGGGCTGACATGAGCAATGTAGACCAATCACGCTCCGCATCACTGCTGTTAGACGCAGTCGAGAAAGGAGCATTTCTATTGGCCAACAACCTCTACGAAGGCCGTTTCAGTGACAGAGCACCAAATGTTG ATCTGGAGGTGTATGTGCTAAACACAGAGGCGGACATACAGGACCTGACGTTCCCTCACTCCTACGACAGCGACAGCATCTTGCAGATATCAGCTCTGGCGCTGCAGCAGTACAGCAACAATG GCCAGGTGAAGCTGGTCCTCTCTCTCTATAAGAACTTGGGCTCCTTCCTGACAACCCAGAATTCCACTCTGCGACTCGGCCTGGGGCTGGGCCAGGGCTCAGAGGTCAGGCGTAAGAGCCTGGTGGTCAACTCCCATGTGATCTCTGCCTCTGTGCACAGAGGCTCCAACAGAGTGTACCTCTCTGAGCCCGTGATCTTCACCCTCAGGCACCTGCAG ctggagaaccACTTTGGCCCCAACTGCTCCTTCTGGAATGCAACAGGGTTTTCTGGGAGCGGCAGGTGGGCGACGCAGGGCTGCCGCCTGCTGCacaccaacaacacacacactacctgcGCCTGCAACCACCTGTCCAGCTATGCTGTCCTCATGACTTATCAGCAACCTGCT TTCGGGGTCGGCGTAGAAGAGCTTCTGGTCTATGTGGTGTCTTGGGTTGGCATCTCGGTAGCACTGGTGTGTTTGGCCACCTGCCTTACAACCCTGTGCTGCCAGGGGGCACCCTGGCACACAGACCACAGCACCATCCACTGCAACTTGTGGGCCAACCTGCTCATCACTGAACTGCTCTTCCTTGTTGGCGCCAACAAGACACAGTACACA GTGGTGTGCTCCATCATTGCTGGCTTGCTGCACTTCTCGCTGCTCTCAGTGTTTTGCTGGTTGTGTCTGGAGGGGGTGGAACTTTACCTGCTGCAGCGGGAGGTGTTTGAGGGTCGCAACTCCAGGAGGAAGTATTTCTACCTGTGTGGCTACTCCATTCCTGGGCTGGTGGTGGCCGTGTCTGCAGCCATAGACTTCAGAGGCTACGGCTCAAAGACGGC atgTTGGCTACGAACAGACAACTACTTCATCTGGAGTTTCCTTGGACCTGGTGCTGTCATCATCATG TTGAACCTTGTTATCTTGGTGATGACCTTACATAAGATGCACAGCACTGCAGCCCTGAAGCCAGACTCCAGTCGCCATGACAACCTGAG ggcGTGGGCAGTGGGCTCCCTGACGCTGCTCTTCCTGCAGAGCGTCACCTGGTCCTCAGGCCTGATGTTCCtgtctgctccatctctcctcctggcttatctcttctcctccctcaacACCGCCCAGGGCCTCCTCATCACCATACTGCACTGCAGCCTCGCCAGGAAG GGCCAGAAGGACTATGGCCGATGCCTGCGTCTCTCGCAGTGTTGTGCAACCTCCTCTTCCAGTTCTCCGGACTCGGTGAAGGGTTCTGCCCTCCGGTCCAACAGCCGCTACACGAGCAGCCAGAGTCGGAGAGCCACTGCAAACAGACAG AGTCGCATCAGGAGGATGTGGAACGACACCGTTCGCCGGCAGACCGAATCGTCTTTCATCGCTGCTGATGTGAACAACACTCCCACTCTCAACCGAG CTGCTTTGGGAAACCACTTCCTCACTAATCCAGTGCTGCAGACTCATGCTGGAGCCTCTCCCTATGACACAATGCTGGCCCAGGGATACAATCAACCTTTCTCCTCCACAG TAGGAACCTTCAGAAACAAGCAGA AGGGTGTCGTGTCCCAAAGTCAGGAGTCCTGTGGGTTGGACAGTGTGTGCCTCAACGGAGGCTACACCCCCAACACCTTCACCCTGCACGGTCTGGGGACTACACCTGGGTCCCGAGCTGGAGTGGTGGGCAGCACTGACCtcctgagggagggaggagtagGCATCGGAGGGGATGACATCTCACCAGCCCTACTCACCCCCCACGGAGCCACAGATCTGGGCGGCAGTGCTGGAATGCGCCGGAACCTGTCTGACGCTGCTGCACTGGAGAAGATGATCATCTCAGAGCTGGTGCAGAGCAACCTGAGGCCCTCGGTCCCCATGCCGGTTCCTCCCGAGCGCTACGGCAGCCTGGCGAGGCCTCATCACCACGATAGGGCGGCCCTGATGCACACCGCCACACTGACTCGACACCCACAGCCGCCCCAGGAGGGCTGGGCTGCCACcatgcagccaaacacacaccacaatgCACAAGATGGCTGGGCGCATACAAGGCACCACACGCAAGAAGGCGAGACACATTCTACAACACGCGGGCAAGATCATGCCACAACGCCACGCTTACAAGATGGCTGGTCGCATGCATATACTTCTGGAGATTCGGAGTCCCGTGAGCTGCTTAAAGACGGGGACAGGTCGCAGCTGCAAGGCACTCTGGGACGCCGAGGGCTCCAAGACAGGCAGCAAGCACGTCCCCCTGATGTTCAGGCTCGGCCTTACTCCACACTCAGCCGCACCCCTGGTACTCTGTCCCGCCACCGTGGCACGGTGGAGTCAAgtggagggatggacagagagagagaaagggacagAGACTGGGATCGATACAGGGACAGGCCCcttccgcctcctcctccccctcccccacagGAGTCTGAGCCCCTGTACAAGGCTCTGGAAGAGCCGCTGCTGTTGAAACAGAGGGAGGCAGGTGTGGATGCTTGGCGAGGCCAGAACAAGGACGAGACATTTCACTTAAAAAGGGACGGATTGATTGAGGAATGGAGGGCTGAGCGAGGAAGGGATGATTGTTTTACCTCTCagaagagagacggagagattgATGAATGGAGAGGTGGaatggaaagagggagggatgaaCCTCATCTGTTGGAGAAGCGAGATGGAAGATTGGAGGTGTGgcgaggaggagctgaggcGGAGCAGGAAGAGACTTTCATAACCCAGAAGAAAGAATTCGGGATTGAGGCATGGAGAggtgggatggagagagagaaggaagaaaccttgtttttaaaagacagaGACGGATGGAGGGCAGGGGTTGAACGAGAGAGTGAGAAACAAAAGGATAGAGCACTGGACGtgtggagaggagggatggatgtAGACAGGGAGGAATCCTTCCTGTTTGAGAGCAAAGATGGCGGTTTAGACGGGAGGAAACGAGGGAAAGATAGAGGGTCTCTTCGGTATCATGGCGAGCGGGAGGATTCAGAGAGCTTTGCTCTGCCTTTGACCCCTGATCTTGACCTTGATCCTGACTCCTCACCAATCTACGCCAGAGATTCGAACCCCTCCCCGCTCTACCCGGGGGACCGAAGCTCGCCGCCAATCAGCATCTTCCCCCGAAGCTCTCCCCCGACAAATATTTTCACTCAACGAGACAACAACTCACCTCCCAACAACCTGTACTCCCGACACTCCCCCCAGGTGTACAGCCGAAGCAGCTCCCCTCCTCGCTTCTACACCCGCACCTCCCCTCCGACGCTCTCGTACCCCGACAGCAGTCCTGAAGGTCCGGAGGAGGTCAGCCCTGCCGGCCAGTCCCAGCGGCCCGCCCTGGAATTGCCCTATAGCCTGGGGCGGCCCCCGCTGGGGCCGCGGCCCAATCACCTGCAGACCTTCTACCAGCCGCCACCGCTGCCATCCAATGGAGACGCAGCGTACACGGCAGAGCCCAACTCTGAGGGAGACGACGGACAGATGCAGCGGGTGACGAGCCTGTGA